AACACGTTGCGTTGATTATTCTTATCGTCGCATCTTTGTTGGTTTTCTATGGGATTATAGCCATTCATGACATCCCTTACGAAATCGCTAAAAAGCGTAATCACCCCCATCAGGAAGCCATCCATTATGCAGGCTGGGTTAGCCTGTTTACCCTGCATGTGCTGTGGCCATTTTTGTGGATTTGGGCAACGGTCTGGCAGCCGGGACGCGGCTGGGGAATCAAGCAGTTAGAAGACGACCAGTTAGGATTACACCAGAAACTGGAAGCGCTGGACTCCCAGGTTAAAAATCTCCATGACCAGGTTAATAAGCTCGAAAAATCTCTGTCACTGGCGACTAATCCAGTAACGGCAGCGCCTCCCGTTTCGGTTACAGAAGCAAAAAACCTGGCAGGGGATAAATAATGGAAATTTTATTAATACTCTGCTACACCGCACTTTGTATTGCCATATTTAAGATATTCAGAATTCCGCTAAATAAATGGACTGTGCCTACCGCGGCTCTCGGCGGCTTTATCCTGATTGGTCTTCTGGTGCTGGTCATGAATTATAATTATCCCTATACCCAAATAGGTAATCAGGTATATCGCTCTGTACCTATTGTCTCGCAGGTTCGCGGCCGGGTGATTAATGTTCCCGTTACACCCAACCAGATTCTGAATAAAGGGGATGTGTTATTTGAAATCGACCCGACTCCTTTCCAGGCCAGGGTCGATGATATTACCGCTCAACTTAAAGATGCCAGCCAGAATGCCCTCACCTTAAGCTCGACCCTAACCGGCTCTCAGGCCGATCTTGCCGTAGCCGTAGCCGAGCGGGATAAGGCTCAGCGCGAATATGCCCGCTACCTGGAAGGCCATAAAATGGGCGCCTTCTCTGAACAGATGATTGATACCCGTCGCCAGGCCTATAAAGCGGCGCAGGCCAGCGTTGAGTCGGCGAATGCCAAAGTCAGTTCGGCCCGCAATAGCCTTGAGTCAGTTATCAATGGCAAAAATACCAAAGTGGCTTCACTGGTCGCACAGCTACAGGAAGCACAATTCGACCTGGATAATACCAAAGTCAGAGCGCCATCGGACGGCTTTGTCAGCACCGTTGGCCTGCGCCCCGGCGTTATGTCCACCGCGCTTGGTATTAACCCGGTAATGACTTTTGTGCCGCGCCATCAGGGAGAGCCACAGGTCTATGTGGCCGCATTCAGGCAGAATTCCTATCAAAGTATTAAACCGGGCCATCAGGCAGAATTTTTATTCCCTTCAATCCCGGGACGGGTGTTTAGCGGCAAGGTTATAGAAGTGCTTCCCGCTATCGGTGAAAGCCAGTTTCAGGGCCAGGGTACCCTGCTGGAAACGTCGGATCTCAAAACCGATGGCCGCATTTTAGTCATTCTCAATGTTACCGATGCGCGCCTGCCGCAATACTCTCTGCCGCGCGGTATGGCGGTAGAAGTAGCGGTCTATTCCGGCAATTTTGAGCACCTGGCATTGCTGCGCAAGATGCTTATCAGAATGAAAAGCTGGGAGAGTTATCTCTATCTCGATCATTAATCTGTCATGAGTGCACCCGGGCATCAGCGCCAGCGTTGCCCGATTTTTATCTTCATAACAATATATTTATCAATAATAAGTGAGGCAGGTATGAGCATTAAAGGGTTAACCCTGATTGCAGCGGTCAGCTGCGCAATTATGGTAAGCGGGTGCGCTAAAAAAACCACCAGCCCGGAGCAATACTCAGGCTTTTTGATGGATTACAGCGGGCTGCAGGAAACCAAATCGGCTTCGGGGCATACTATATTGCGCTGGATAGATCCGGCTTATAAGACCGCTAATTATCACCACATTATTTACAACCCAATCACCTATTACCCGACGCCACGCCCTACCACGCAGATTGGTCAGCAGACTCTGGATAGCATCCTGAACTATACCAATACCAAAATGAAGGCAAGTATTGCCCAACGTCTGCCGCTGACCACCACTCCCGGCCCCGGTACTCTGACTTTCCGGGGAGCGATTACCGCCGTCGACGCCTCGCGTGAAGGTTTGCAATTCTATGAGGTTATCCCAATTGCGATGGTGATCGCCGGTACTCAGGCCGCCACTGGCCACCGTACTATGAACACTACTCTGTTCTTCGAAGGTGAACTGATTGACTCCTCCACCAATAAAGTGGTGATGAAAGTCGTCAGAAAAGGCCAGGGCAAAGACCTGTCCAACTCCAATAAGCAGCTAACGCTCAACGACCTGAAATCAGTCATTGATGGCCTGGCTACCGATGCCACGCTGTTTGATGCAGGCAAATAACGCCAGACCGGATGCCCCGCTGAGGGGCATCATTTTATCTTCACGCCCGCAGGATGCCTTCAGGTTCCAGTAGCATTGATGAATCAGATTCATAAACGCTATACACCCAGCCGTGATTATTAATCTCAGTGATTCTTGTAAAATGAGCGGCTGATATATACCGCCCAATGGTTCATTATGCACAATCCTCAGGCCCACTCAGCCAAAGCAGCCGGGCCGCTTTTTATCGTCATTCTTAGCGCCCTGATGGCATTTACTTCGCTCTCTACCGATATTTATCTACCCGCAATGCCGATAATGGCCCGCGAACTGCATGGCGATGCAGAGCTGACCATCACCGGTTTTTTACTCGGTTTCTGTATCGCCCAGCTTATCTGGGGACCGGTCAGCGACCATTTTGGCCGCCGTTTGCCGCTATTTATCGGTATGGGGCTATTTATCGCCGGTTCGGTGGGCTGTGCCCTTTCGACGACTATCGGGCAGATTGTATTCTGGCGAGTATTTCAGGCACTGGGAGCCTGCACCGGGCCAATGCTGGCACGAACCATGATCCGCGATCTGTTTAGCCGGACCCGTGCCGCCCAAATGTTATCAACGCTGGTTATCATTATGGCAATCGCCCCCATCGCCGGGCCGCTGCTGGGTGGGCAGATAATCAAAACCGGCTCATGGCATATGATTTTCTGGCTGCTGGCAATTATCGGCGTTCTGATGCTGGTGTCCCTGTGCTGGCTGCCGGAAACTCTGCCGCCGCAAAAACGCGTAAAATCCTCTCTGAGCGGCGCATTTCGCAATTACGTCACGCTAATCACCAATGCAGGTTATATGAGGTTTACTCTGTGCCTGATGTGTTATTACGTGGCGGCCTATGCGTTTATAACCGGCTCACCGTTTGTCTACATCACTTACTTTGGCGTGGACTCCCAGCACTACGGCTGGCTATTTGCGCTAAACATCGTCGGGGTTATGGGGATGAGCGTCATTAACCGCCGTCTGGTGGTGCGCTATTCGCTGGAGTCACTGCTCAAGTTCGCGGTACTGACGGGCGCGGCCGCCACTATCGCACTGGGGATTGGCACTCGGATGAATATCGGCGGTATTGTGCTCATCGTCGCCACGATATTTATCTTCTTCTCCATGAACGGCATCATCGCGGCAACCTCCACCGCAGGCGCTATGGACGCCGCGCCTACTCACATTGCCGGTTCTGCCGCCGCCCTGCTGGGAGCATTACAATATGGCAGCGGTATTATCTCTTCACTGCTGCTGGCTATTGCCCACGACGGAACGCCATGGACAATGGGCTGGATAATCGCGCTGTTTACCCTGGCAAGCGCCGCTTTAGCGTTAACCACTAAAACCACCTCAGCCACTGAACCGCAATAACCTCTCGACTCCGGCAGCGCAGGCTTTAGTTTACGCCGCCACGCCAGGCGGTAAACTGGCTCAAACCAGAGGCTGTGTTGATTTAGCGGAATGTTTTATGAATGAGATGCTTATTTACAACGTATTTGGCCGCCACATTGGCGTGAAGCGTAAAGGCCAGCGCTGGCAAGCGTTTCGTGTCGATCTTAATGAGCGAAAATATTCGCGCCTGTATGACATCACGCTCCCGGACGAACTCCGCGAGCAGGAGATAGCGGGCTGGCTGGGCGATATTTTCCATGAATACGCCAGCCCACGTCACCCGGAAGTTATTCGAATAGAATAATGCCCTCCCTCCCGACCGCACCGGAACCCCGGCACGGTCGGGAAGCCAGACGCGGTTATGCCTCCAGCCTTACCCCAACCAGCCGGGCAAATATCTGTGCGCCGAGAATAATGCACGCCTCATTGGCAATAAACGGATTAGAGTGCAGCGGGTTATTGATCCCACGAGCATGATCCCCGCTGCCGAGAAAGAAAAACGCGCCGGGGGTGTTTTCAATGAATAATGAAAAATCCTCGGAGCCCACCATGGGCGATGCGTCGGTCACGACGTTTTCGGCGCCCAGCAGCGCGCCCGCTTGCTCGATAACCTGCTGAGTCTCCCGCGTATGGTTATTGATAGCCGGATAGCCGCGCATCTCCAGAGTGACATTAAAACCACGGCGGCGGGTGTATTCAGTCTCCTCGAGGAAATGCTCCTTCAGGGTTTGATGGACTCCGGCATTAAAAGAGCGAATCGAACCTTCCAGCACCGCTTTACGCGCCAGAATATTCGGCGCTTCTCCCGCTGTTAGCATGCAGGTAGAGATAAGCGCCGTCTGGTTAGGATCGACCCGGTCGGTCACGATAGCTTTAAAAGCATTCAGCAGGCGTACCGCCTCCGACAATGCATCCTGCCCTAAATGCGGCGCGGAGGCATGGGCGCTTTTGCCTTCAATCGTCAGCTTAAACTGGTCGCCGTTAGACGACATGACGCCCTCACGAATCATGATTTTCCCGCAGTCAAATTGCGGATCGTTATGCAAGCCAAATACCTGGCTCACCCCCTCCAGGCACCCTTGATCAATCATGCCCTGCGCGCCACCGCGGAACATCTCCTCCGAGGGCTGAAACAAAAAGCGTAAGTTGGCCCGCAGGGTGCTGCGGTGCTGAACCATGATTGCCGCCGCCGTCAGGCCGATGGCCATATGCAAATCGTGGCCACAGAGATGAGCGGCCCCCGGTTTTTTTGAGCACACAACTTCACCCGGAGCTTCCTGAGCCGGTAACGCATCCATATCGGCGCGGAAAGCCACCGTAGGTAAATCTGACGCTACGGTTAAGTCGGCATAAAAGCCGGTTTCAAAACAGGGAGTAACCTTATAACCCAGGCGGATGAACTCATTTTTACAATAATCGCTGGTAATAAACTCCTCTCGCCCCAGCTCCGGATTTTGATGCAAAAATCGGCGATGCCGTACTCCAACTTCCTGATAACTTTGGCTTGTCATATAAGCTCCTTAAATTATTCCCTGGAAATGTAAAATAGCCTCGGCAACATAGGACGCCCCAAAAAAGGCCGAAGTGAACACCAGCAGCGAGATAATCACTATCTTCCAGCTCATGGATTTCAACTTATCCAGGCTGTTCCCTACCGATATTCCCGCAAAAGCCAGCAGAGGCGTGGTTGTTGCTAAAAAATCGATGTGATTGGTGTATTTCATAAATGACTCGTGCACCGGTGACCAGGGAATACTGAGCACTAAAGATATAACCGTCGCCCAGGCAAATGCCGGAAGCGGTAACTTTGGTAACCACGCTTTTATTTGCAGCGACATAACGATTATCACCAACATAATAATCGCACCAGGAATAGCCGCCAGCGGCGACATTCCATGCCCTACCCACTGAGCCATCAGTGTCAAAAAAATGCAAATAACAATTACTTTTAAGTTATTTAAATATTCTTGCCGCGCCATAGCACCCATCCGATGAAATATTATTTATCCCGCATAAGAATGCGATAAAGAAAATTACTGAGAGGCAGCGCCACAAAAATCAGCACATATATACCGGTAAAAGCGGCCAGCATATTACTGGTGGCCGCAAAGGCCAGGATTTGCCCGGACATCTCAGGCACCGCGGCCGCCAGTGAGGCAGATGCCGCGGCCATCATGCTGCCGGAGCCCAACCCGCAGGCCACCGCCAGAGAAAGAGGATGTAATCCAAGATGTAACCCCAGCGGGCTGATAACGCCGAAATAAACAGTACCAATTACGCTGCCTATCAGGTAAGTGCCCAGAACTCCGGTGCCCTCCGGGCTGTCGATGCAATATTTCTCACCAATGACACCCAGAGCCGGCTCCCGAGAAATACTGGAGCAGGCTCCAATGCACTCGCGTTTCATCCCCAGTAGTAGCGCAACCGGAACCGCTATCAGTACCGAGGCCAGGTTGCCAATTTCCTGCAATACCAGCGCCGGGCCTGCGTTGATAACCTCTTTAATATTCGGCCCCACCAAAGTGCCGTACTTTACCCCCAGCGGCAGCAGCGCAATCATCACCACATTGCCAGCAGCCTGCACTTCGCTGCCACCAAGCCAGGCCCCCAGCGCCTTGATACGTTTTCCTAATATATCTGGCGCTAATAGCAGGCCGATAACGACGGCATAAAGCATAGGCAGAAAACTAATGCTGGTTTTCCCTATAGTTAATTTTGAAACGCCAATAGCCTCAGAGATCACAACAATAAGCAATACCGTTACTACAACCCTCAATAAAGAGTATCGCTTATGCCCCTCATTAATTAATCGCACGGCTTTCTCCTTTCATCCTAAAACAGAGAGAGACGCATATTAAAAGTTAAACCCTACGCCAGATAGATCACCTTTTTATTGCGCGATAAATTTTAATTATCAGCAAGAGTGAAAATTGATTGCAATCAATTAACACCCATGAGTTAACTTCACATAAGATAATGAAAAACAATCAATACCGAATATTTCAGGAGTTGAATCACAAAATTAGATGTTTTATATGCAATCAGACTAAAAGAATAAAACCCATTTAAAATCCGAGGTAGGATATTAAAAAAATGGATGGGCGAGATATGGACTATTTACCTAAAACCCAACACCTGGTGATATTTCAGGAGGTGGTTCGCTGCGGCGGTATTAGAGCCGCGGCCCGATCTTTAGGGCTGACCCAGCCGTCAGTAACCAAAACAATAAGTGACCTGGAAAAGAATCTAGGCGTGGAGTTATTAATCCGGAACAACCTTGGAATTGAGCTAACCGAAGCAGGCAGAATGTTTCTTTCCCATGCGCGCAGCATCATCCAGGGCCTTAACCGCTCGGTAAGCGAAGTTAAAAGGACTTTCGATAGCCGGGCCGTGGAAATTGCCTTTGGGTTTTCGTCGCTCATTAGCTTTACCTGCCTGGCGCAGATAGTGAATCAGTTTAAAACGCACTATCCCAGTGCCAGCCTGGTGATGCAGGAAGCCCAGCTATCTTCTTTGTTACCGGCGCTTCGCGAAGGTCGGCTGGACTTTGCTATCGGCACTATTAGCCCGGAAATGCCCCTACAAGATTTCAATATCGTACCGCTGTTTGTGGCAAACTTTGTGTATGTCGCGGCCCTCAAACACCCTCTGGCAAACTGCCAGACGCTGGAAGCGCTAAAAAATACCCGCTGGGTATTGCCAGTAACCGATATGGGTTACTACAACAACTTGTTTTGCCAGCTACGGCGCAGCGGCTTCAATCTGGACAACGTTATCCGCACCGACTCGGTGGTCACTATCTACAATTTAGTGGCCAGCTGCCGCTTTATCACCGTGCTATCGGAGGCGATGGCCAGACCATTCGGCATTAATACTTTCACTACCATTCCCATCAACCAACCCTTACCCAGCGCCAATTACGCCCTGGTTTGGTACAAAAATGCCCGCCATAGCGAGCCGGTAGAGGAGCTTATTCAGTTATTCACTGAAACCCGCCTATAACGGTTCAGCCTCTGGGTGCTGAGCACTGTTATCATTTTGAAACTGACCCGGCGTAACCCCCATGAAACGGCGAAATGCGGCGATAAACGCGCTGACATTTTCATATCCACAGCTGGCCGCCACCTGGCTTACCGGCTCGCCGCGTAGCAGATGCTCCAGAGCCAAAATCACCTTTGCGTGCTGCCGCCAGTGGCTAAATGTCTGACCGGTTTGCTTACGGAAAAGGCGGCTTAGGGTGCGGGTGCTTAGCCCTTCCCGCTGTGCCAGCTCCTGCTGGCTTAAGTGTGACGCTCCATCCGACAGAATACGCTGGGCGACGGCCCTGGCCCGTCGGTCTTCCGGCAGCGACAGACGCGCCGGTATCGGGCTCGCTTCCTGAATCTCATCCGCCATAACTAACAGCAGATGTTCCAGACGCCTGGGTTCACCGCCCGCTTCGTAGTGCAGAGCAATATGCTCAAGTAATTGCAGCAAAAACGTCGAGGCTGCCCAGAGCCCGGATGATGCGGGAAAAGCGCCGCACTCCTGTGCAACAAAATGCAGGCAGGCTCCTGTGGCATCTACCGGCATCCAGGCGCTATGCGCCAGCCCGGCAGGGATCCAGCCTGCTGAACCCGGCGTTATTGCCCACTGCCCGTGGCTGGTTTCAATCATCACCATCCCGCGCGTTATCCAGAACAGTTGCCCGGTAGCGTGCTGATGAAGCCGGGTGGTATGGCTTCGCGGATGGCATAGAGGTTGAATACTCTCCACTTTCATGGCTGGTTCACCGTATATATTGTCTGATTACGGTTAATGGGTCAGATAAGAGTGGGCGTAATCTCTGTGGGTCGCAACTTATTATTCAGGAGATAATCATGGATCCCACCGCTTCATTCGTCATGCAGGCACTTAATACCGTTTTGAGCCAGCCCGAACATCAAGAAACCACTATCGGCAATTTTTTTGCCCCGGATTACCGCCAGACGGTAAACGGAATTTCGCTGAATTATCGGGATTTCGTCAGCCATCTGGCCATACTCAAGCAACTGACGCGCTCGATGACAGTCAAAGTGTTAACCATAGCCAGCCAGGAGAATCGCGTACTGACCCATCACCAGGTTACTGCCTGTAAAACGGGCGGAGGAAAGTCTGTTAGTGAAGTATTCGCCTGTTTCACCGTGCGCGAAGGACGAATAGTGGAGTGTCAGGAGCTAACCCGACTGATAAGCGGAGCTACTGAGGATAATGAATTTGGCAGCGTGCACTGATTATAAGCGACAATACGATTTATTTAATAATTTCAAGATGCTTCTCTAAACTCACATCTATGGACATTGATAAAGTGTCCATTTTCAGTCTCATACCTATCATTTTATCACTCACATCTGGAACCAAAATAAGCCGATACTTTCCAGAGACAAACTCTAATCAACAGTTAAAAAATCTATCATATCTAATATTAAAATTACAAACCGATAAATTAACATATCAAAAACAGATAATGCGCCGCTTATATCATTTGGTTATGAGGTCTACCATCAGCACGAATGTTAGACACATATATAATATTTATGGCATGAGTCACATTTTCAACAAAAAAACAATGACAACAATACAAAACTTGCTTTTATTTTATTATAAACCATGCTTTTATTAAAAAACATTTAATAAAATACATAAGCCATCGTAAACTGAGAGTTAATACAGGAATTAAAAATGGTGATTTTTACCTTACATAGATAGAATTCTTTTTAATGACTAATTTTCACCATTCAAATTTTTAGCACCAACCATCAGCCTTTCATATTTAAAAATGAAGGAAATAACCTCTTATAATTATCAAAGGAAAGCTTCTTGTAAAATCAAACTCAAAAACCGTAGAGTAAACATTCACTCACAAAAATATAAACAGCAAATAAATAAAAACTAAACCACTAATTTTTGACAAACCTAGCAATTAACAATGCTAATGATTGTTCATAACTATAGCAGGTACGAAATGGATAATTTCAAACTAAGACTTAAAAATCATATTGAACATGTAAAAAATGCTGGAGTACATTGCAATACAGAAGAAACAACAAAACAAGCATTAATCCTGCCATTCCTTGATATCTTAGGCTTTAACTCATACGACCCACAAAAGGTCAAAGCAGAATATGGAGCTGATTTTCCTGGAGTAAAAGTAGGTGAGCGCGTTGATTATGCACTATTTTGTCAAGGCGTCCCTGTCATGTTCATTGAGGCTAAGTCTTATAAAGAAAAAATTGATAATCACTGCCCTCAATTATCAAGATACTTTAACTGTACACCAGAGGTCACTATTTCAGCTATAACCAATGGTCAAGAATGGAGATTCTTTACCGATCTTCAAGAAAAAAACATCATGGATCCAACTCCATTTCTGAGAATTAGAATGGATGATGTAACGGATGCTGATGCTGAACAACTTTTTCGATTTCGTCACGATAAATTTAAACCTGAGGCTCTAAGAACTCTTGCAGAAGAGAGTGTGTATATATCTTCTTTCTCCAAAGTTATTAGCTCTAGCTTAAAGGATGTAGACTCGGAATTCGTAAGATATGTAGCTTCTCGAGCAAATATTGGCAGGCAGCTTAATCAGCGCTTTATTGATTCTATCACACCATTAGTGAGGGAGGCGGTGCAACGCTCTGTTAGTGCCATGGTGGTTTCTGGATTATCTGCAAATCAACCAATTAGCGAGGAATCAATAAGTTTAGTTGAAATTAATAGTTCAGACCTAATAGATGATAAAGCAGATCAAATTGATCCTGATAATCCAAACATTGTGACTACCCATAATGAGCGTTCATTATTTGACAAAGTTGTTTCAATAATCGGACCAGAAAAAGATCTTCAGTCAAAAGATACTGAATCATATTATAGCGTGCTATATCAGGGAAAAACTAACAGATGGATAGTTCGTTATCATGATAAGAAAAACCGCTCCTCTATTCAACTTCCTATAGATTTAACACCTATAGCTATTAATGAGGTCACGCGTGCAGGGCTTGAGCATGATGGTACTAGAATTTATATAGATAAACCTGAGGATGTATTACGCATATCGGGTTTAATTCTCGATTCTTTTCAATATGCAACAAACGACGAAAATTTTAAAAAGAAAAAAAATTAAGTAAACACCCCCTACGCCACAATAATTAACGGAGGGGGTATTACTTTATAAATAAAACAATAATAGAACTTTAAAATATATTGCTATGACTCTTTACCGGTTCCCACCTGCCACAGCGTTGTCAGTGGAGTGCCGTTTACCAGCCAGCCGCCAACGTTACGCGCCTTATAAATCACCGGATTATGCGAGGAGACGGTACGCGCATTGCGCCAGTGCCGATCCAGCGCTTTGCTGACGCGAGTATCCGAAGCCCCCAGCGCATTGAACAGTTCGGTCGCCGCTTCGGGTATCAGCCGGGTAGCGATAACCTGCGCCTGAGCCACGGCCGCTTCTGATTCAATAGTTAGCGCATTTATCAGTTCTTCATCACCGCTAAGATGGGCCTCATAGGCTCGTTGCAGGGTTTGCGCCGCCCGCAGCACGGTAGCTTCAACGGCCCATGCGCTGCTGGCAATCTCCCCCACTACCTGCAACACCTGCGGATCGGTGGCTGATTTTAAGCTGTTGCCGTGGCTATAGACCCGGCTACGCCCGCGCACCGCCTGTGCCGCATCCTGGGCAACCGCGCGGCCAATCCCGGCCAGAGTGACCAGCAGCATCTGCTGGAAAAATGCGGTTTGATAACGAAATGAGTGCTCTACCGGATAGATTTCTCCGCTATCCACCTGCGCATTTTCAAACCGGGTGGTGCCGCTTCCGGTCAACCGTTGGCCAAAACCATCCCAGTCGTCCAGCCGGGTCACGCCTGGCTGCTGATTGCGTACCAGGGCAATCACATGTGCGCCGGTGTCAGCGCGGCGGGCATAGACATCAATCCAGTCGGCAAACAGCGCGCCGGTGCTGTAAAACTTCTCACCGTTGAGCAGCCAGCCATCCCCCTGTGGCGTCACCGTAGTGTTAACGTCACCGAGCTTCACATCGCCCGGCTCTGTCCAGCCGCTGCCCACCAGTTCGCCATCGACGAAGCGGGCAAACCAGCGATCGCGCTGGGGCGAATCAGGCTGGTTAAGAACATTCTCTACAAACGAGATATGAGCACGCAGTGCCTGGGTCAGATTAGAGTCAGCAGCAGCCAGCTCTATCAAAAGTTCGCTAAGCTGCGGTAAAGACAGGCCCGCTCCACCTTTGTCTTTTGGCACCCGCAGCGCAGCGAAACCCGCCTGTTTTAGCTGCGAAATGGCTTCGACGGGTAAAATGCGCTGACGCTCCCGCTCCACGGCTCCGGCGGCGATAGCGGTAAAAATAGGGCGAAAACGGTCTGTCAGCGCCGTAAATTCGGCACCGGTAGAAAGTTGCGGCATAGAGACTCCTGATTAAGTAAAAAGTAAGACGCTACTGGGTGGATACCGGCAGCAGAACGTTACGTACTAACGGATCGTCGGTGGTTTTCAGCCACTGTTGTAGACGCGGATCGGCAAACGCCTGACGCAGCTTTTTAATATTTTCCTGTTCCAGATACGGCGTTCCGATCACCAGCTGCGAGGCAAAAGTACGCGGCGCAGGCGGGAATAGAATGCCGCGATCGCGCGGGATCTTTCCGGCATCAAACTCAGAAACGTAGCCGATCGCCGCATCAACCGAGTTGAGCGCCCGCGGCATATTCATCAGATCCAGCTCTTTAAGCCGGAAGTTGTGCGGGTTGCCGCGCACATTCTTTAGCAGCGCGGTACGCGGCTCGATATTCGGATCGAGAGTGATAAGCCCCAGACGCGACAGCAGCCACAGCGCCTGGCCCTGATTTGCGCCATCGTCCGGTACCAAAATGGTGGCACCATTCGGCAGCTCGCTCACTTTGTTATGACGCAGGGAGTAAAAACCAAAAGACCACTGGAACAGCTCCTCGGTACCGGTCAGCGCAAAGTGGTTAGCATCGGCCACCTGTTTTAGCCACCATTGGTGCTGGTATACGGTGGCGGCATATTCACCGCGCGCCACCGCCGCGTTAGCCTGCACAGGATCCTGCATCCCCACCGCCTCGAGCTTAATGCCGTAATCCGGTGCGATGTGCTGATTTACGTACTCGATTACCCGCTCTTCGCCAGCCATCGCCGGTTCAAAATGGACTTTCAGTACATTGCCAAACTCCACTGGCGCTGCCTGGTTATGACGCCAGGCCGCATACCCCCCTACAGCGACCGCAACGACCAACAAACCTGCCACCCAGGGCCAGCGCCGGGCGCGCTTGAGTTCAAATTGCGTGTGGCTCA
This genomic interval from Salmonella enterica subsp. enterica serovar Choleraesuis contains the following:
- a CDS encoding metal ABC transporter substrate-binding protein produces the protein MSHTQFELKRARRWPWVAGLLVVAVAVGGYAAWRHNQAAPVEFGNVLKVHFEPAMAGEERVIEYVNQHIAPDYGIKLEAVGMQDPVQANAAVARGEYAATVYQHQWWLKQVADANHFALTGTEELFQWSFGFYSLRHNKVSELPNGATILVPDDGANQGQALWLLSRLGLITLDPNIEPRTALLKNVRGNPHNFRLKELDLMNMPRALNSVDAAIGYVSEFDAGKIPRDRGILFPPAPRTFASQLVIGTPYLEQENIKKLRQAFADPRLQQWLKTTDDPLVRNVLLPVSTQ
- a CDS encoding monooxygenase; its protein translation is MPQLSTGAEFTALTDRFRPIFTAIAAGAVERERQRILPVEAISQLKQAGFAALRVPKDKGGAGLSLPQLSELLIELAAADSNLTQALRAHISFVENVLNQPDSPQRDRWFARFVDGELVGSGWTEPGDVKLGDVNTTVTPQGDGWLLNGEKFYSTGALFADWIDVYARRADTGAHVIALVRNQQPGVTRLDDWDGFGQRLTGSGTTRFENAQVDSGEIYPVEHSFRYQTAFFQQMLLVTLAGIGRAVAQDAAQAVRGRSRVYSHGNSLKSATDPQVLQVVGEIASSAWAVEATVLRAAQTLQRAYEAHLSGDEELINALTIESEAAVAQAQVIATRLIPEAATELFNALGASDTRVSKALDRHWRNARTVSSHNPVIYKARNVGGWLVNGTPLTTLWQVGTGKES